The proteins below come from a single Maylandia zebra isolate NMK-2024a linkage group LG23, Mzebra_GT3a, whole genome shotgun sequence genomic window:
- the LOC143415046 gene encoding uncharacterized protein LOC143415046 gives MLKCIPLWRCNRHVESVDKRHCNLQTVPDEIFRYSRSLEELLLDANQLKELPKPFFRLLNLRKLGLSDNEIQRLPPEVANFMQLVELDISRNDISEIPESIKFCRALEIADFSGNPLSRLPDGFTELRALAHLALNDVSLQMLPNDIGNLANLVTLELRENLLKSLPTSLSFLVKLEQLDLGSNELEVLPDTLGALPNLRELWLDRNQLSSLPPELGNLRRLVCLDVSENRLEELPSELNGLLALTDLLLTQNLLEVVPDSIGSLKQLSILKVDQNRLTHLTDSIGECENLTELVLTEIRKI, from the coding sequence ATGCTGAAGTGTATCCCCCTGTGGCGCTGCAACCGCCACGTCGAGTCGGTGGACAAGCGGCATTGCAACTTGCAGACGGTTCCTGATGAAATATTTCGATACAGCCGCAGTTTGGAGGAGCTTCTCCTTGATGCCAATCAACTCAAAGAGCTACCAAAGCCTTTCTTCAGACTACTGAACCTCCGGAAACTTGGCCTGAGCGACAATGAGATCCAGAGACTCCCGCCTGAGGTGGCTAACTTCATGCAACTGGTGGAATTGGACATCTCCAGGAACGATATTTCTGAGATCCCAGAGAGCATTAAGTTTTGCAGGGCCTTGGAGATTGCAGACTTCAGTGGAAACCCCCTCTCCAGATTGCCGGATGGTTTCACTGAACTCCGAGCGCTCGCTCACCTGGCCCTCAATGATGTGTCATTACAGATGTTGCCCAATGACATTGGAAATTTGGCCAACCTGGTGACGTTGGAGCTCAGGGAGAACCTGTTGAAGTCTCTGCCCACGTCGCTCTCTTTCCTGGTGAAACTGGAACAGCTGGACCTGGGCAGCAATGAACTGGAAGTTTTGCCGGATACCCTCGGCGCTCTCCCCAACCTAAGGGAGCTGTGGCTGGACCGTAACCAGTTGTCCTCATTACCACCAGAGCTGGGAAACCTTCGTAGGTTGGTGTGTCTGGATGTGTCGGAGAATCGTCTGGAGGAGCTCCCGTCAGAGCTGAATGGCCtcctggctctcacagacctgctgCTCACACAGAACCTGCTGGAGGTCGTCCCGGACAGCATAGGGTCTCTGAAACAGCTGTCCATCCTGAAGGTGGACCAGAACAGACTGACCCATCTGACTGATTCAATAGGCGAGTGTGAAAACCTCACAGAACTTGTCCTGACGGAGATAAGAAAGATCTAA